From the Quercus lobata isolate SW786 chromosome 6, ValleyOak3.0 Primary Assembly, whole genome shotgun sequence genome, one window contains:
- the LOC115994462 gene encoding probable methyltransferase PMT3 produces MMRGRSDGVQKKRLITSVCAVTIFLGFLYVYYGSIFGSNSHGASALEYGSRSLRKLGSSYLGGDEDNDGKQDESSMRFALEDGEDEITPKSFPVCDDRHSELIPCLDRNLIYQMRLKLDLSLMEHYERHCPLPERRFNCLIPPPPGYKVPIKWPKSRDEVWKANIPHTHLAHEKSDQNWMVVKGEKIVFPGGGTHFHYGADKYIASIANMLNFSNNKINNEGRLRTVLDVGCGVASFGGYLLSSDVITMSLAPNDVHQNQIQFALERGIPAYLGVLGTQRLPYPSRSFELAHCSRCRIDWLQRDGILLLELDRLLRPGGYFAYSSPEAYAQDEEDLRIWKEMSTLVERMCWRIAEKRNQTVIWQKPLTNDCYMEREPGTQPPLCRSDDDPDKVWGVQMEACISPYSDHDHRVKGSGLAPWPSRLTAAPPRLADFGYSNEMFEKDTEVWQRRVENYWNLLSPKISSNTVRNLMDMKANMGSFGAALKDKDVWAMNVVPEDGPNTLKLIYDRGLIGSVHNWCQAFSTYPRTYDLLHAWTIVSDIVRKDCSPEDLLIEMDRILRPTGFIIFRDKQPVIDYIKKYLAALHWEVVATADSSSDSDPDGDDIVFIIQKKVWLTSESLRDSE; encoded by the exons ATGATGAGGGGAAGATCTGATGGGGTGCAAAAGAAGCGTTTAATCACTTCTGTGTGTGCTGTGACAATCTTCCTTGGTTTTCTGTATGTATACTATGGATCCATTTTTGGCTCTAATAGCCATGGTGCATCAGCTCTAGAATATGGCAGCAGATCTTTGAGAAAACTTGGTTCATCTTACTTGGGTGGGGATGAAGATAATGATGGCAAGCAAGATGAGTCTTCGATGAGATTTGCGCTGGAAGATGGAGAGGATGAAATCACACCAAAGAGTTTCCCT gTTTGTGATGATCGGCATTCCGAATTGATTCCTTGCCTAGATAGAAACCTTATATACCAAATGAGATTGAAGCTGGACTTGTCTTTAATGGAGCACTACGAAAGACATTGCCCTCTTCCGGAAAGGCGGTTCAATTGCTTGATTCCTCCTCCACCAGGATACAAG GTACCAATTAAGTGGCCAAAAAGCAGAGATGAAGTCTGGAAAGCAAACATACCTCATACTCACCTTGCACATGAGAAGTCTGACCAGAACTGGATGGTTGTTAAAGGTGAAAAGATTGTATTTCCTGGTGGAGGAACTCATTTTCACTATGGAGCTGATAAGTATATTGCTTCAATTGCAAAT ATGCTTAACTTTTCCAACAATAAGATAAATAATGAAGGAAGATTAAGAACAGTTCTTGATGTTGGCTGTGGTGTTGCAAGTTTTGGAGGTTATCTTCTTTCATCTGATGTCATAACAATGTCATTAGCACCAAATGACGTGCATCAAAACCAAATTCAGTTCGCCCTAGAAAGAGGAATTCCAGCATATCTTGGTGTTTTAGGGACCCAGAGGCTCCCTTACCCTAGCAGATCTTTTGAACTTGCTCACTGTTCTCGATGTAGGATTGATTGGCTTCAAAGGGATGGAATTCTTCTTCTTGAGCTTGATAGATTGCTCAGACCAGGAGGCTATTTTGCCTATTCATCTCCAGAAGCATATGCTCAGGATGAAGAGGATCTTAGAATATGGAAAGAGATGAGTACCCTTGTGGAGCGTATGTGTTGGAGAATAGCTGAAAAGAGGAACCAAACAGTTATTTGGCAAAAGCCTCTGACAAATGACTGTTATATGGAAAGAGAACCTGGTACTCAACCTCCTCTCTGCCGGTCTGATGATGATCCAGATAAAGTTTGGGGTGTGCAAATGGAAGCATGCATCTCACCATACTCTGATC ATGACCACAGAGTAAAGGGAAGTGGATTGGCTCCTTGGCCATCTAGATTGACTGCTGCTCCTCCTCGTCTTGCTGATTTTGGCTATTCAAATGAAATGTTTGAAAAGGATACG GAAGTTTGGCAACGGAGGGTTGAGAATTATTGGAATCTCTTGAGTCCAAAGATTTCATCAAACACTGTGAGGAACTTGATGGACATGAAGGCAAATATGGGTTCATTTGGTGCTGCTCTGAAGGACAAGGATGTTTGGGCGATGAATGTTGTTCCCGAAGATGGTCCGAACACTCTTAAGCTGATATATGACAGAGGTCTTATAGGCTCTGTTCACAACTG GTGCCAAGCCTTTTCAACATACCCCCGAACTTATGATCTGCTCCATGCATGGACTATCGTTTCTGACATAGTGAGGAAAGATTGCAGTCCTGAAGATTTGCTGATTGAGATGGATCGCATACTAAGGCCTACTGGTTTCATAATTTTTCGTGACAAACAACCAGTGATTGATTACATAAAGAAGTACTTGGCAGCATTGCACTGGGAAGTAGTGGCAACAGCTGATTCCAGTTCAGATTCCGACCCGGATGGGGATGACATTGTGTTTATCATTCAGAAGAAAGTCTGGCTGACAAGTGAAAGCCTCAGGGATTCCGAATAG